In Arachis hypogaea cultivar Tifrunner chromosome 17, arahy.Tifrunner.gnm2.J5K5, whole genome shotgun sequence, a single window of DNA contains:
- the LOC112764572 gene encoding fructose-bisphosphate aldolase, cytoplasmic isozyme 1 produces MSAFVGKYADELIKNAKYIATPGKGILAADESTGTIGKRLASINVENIEANRQALRELLFTSPNALQYLSGVILFEETLYQNTSDGKPFVEVLQENNVIPGIKVDKGVVELAGTNGETTTQGFDSLGARCQQYYKAGARFAKWRAVLKIGPTEPSELSIQQNAQGLARYAIICQENGLVPIVEPEILTDGNHDIAKCAAVTETVLAAVYKALNDHHVLLEGTLLKPNMVTPGSDSPKVPPAVIAEHTVTALRRTVPSAVPGIVFLSGGQSEEEATLNLDAMNKLEVLKPWTLSFSFGRALQQSTLKSWAGKKDNITKAQEAFLARCKANSEATLGKYGGGSGTGLASESLFVKGYKY; encoded by the exons ATGTCTGCCTTTGTTGGAAAGTATGCAG ATGAGCTTATCAAGAATGCCAAGTACATAGCCACACCAGGGAAGGGAATCTTGGCAGCAGATGAGAGCACAGGCACCATTGGCAAGCGGCTTGCAAGCATCAATGTTGAGAACATTGAGGCCAACCGCCAAGCGCTGCGCGAGCTCCTCTTCACCTCCCCCAATGCCCTCCAATACCTCTCCGGTGTCATCCTCTTCGAGGAGACTCTCTACCAAAATACTTCTGATGGAAAGCCTTTTGTTGAGGTCCTCCAAGAGAACAATGTCATCCCAGGCATCAAGGTGGACAAGGGTGTTGTGGAATTGGCCGGAACAAATGGCGAAACCACCACTCAAGGCTTTGACTCTCTTGGTGCAAG GTGCCAGCAATACTACAAGGCCGGCGCACGATTTGCCAAGTGGCGTGCCGTGCTGAAGATAGGCCCAACCGAGCCTTCTGAGCTGTCCATCCAGCAGAATGCGCAGGGATTGGCTCGCTACGCCATAATTTGTCAGGAGAATGGGCTTGTCCCCATTGTTGAGCCTGAGATTCTGACTGATGGGAATCATGACATAGCTAAGTGTGCTGCTGTTACTGAAACTGTTCTTGCTGCTGTTTACAAGGCACTCAATGAtcatcatgttcttcttgagggaaCCCTCCTCAAGCCCAACATGGTTACCCCTGGCTCTGATAGCCCAAAG GTTCCCCCAGCAGTGATTGCTGAGCACACAGTCACTGCACTGCGCAGAACCGTCCCATCGGCGGTTCCAGGGATTGTGTTCTTGTCTGGTGGACAAAGTGAAGAAGAGGCTACATTGAACCTTGATGCAATGAACAAGTTGGAGGTGCTGAAGCCATGGACTCTGTCATTCTCATTTGGAAGAGCACTGCAGCAAAGCACACTCAAATCATGGGCCGGGAAGAAGGACAACATCACGAAAGCTCAAGAGGCATTCTTGGCTCGGTGCAAGGCGAATTCGGAGGCTACTCTTGGCAAGTATGGTGGTGGAAGTGGAACTGGTTTGGCTTCTGAGAGCTTGTTTGTAAAGGGCTACAAGTATTAA
- the LOC112764571 gene encoding uridine kinase-like protein 3 — MGSNSEVHFSGFHMDCLEQRKASMEQPTTSEDDLYKQPFIIGVAGGAASGKTAVCDMIIQQLHDQRVVLVNQDSFYHNLTEEELTRVQDYNFDHPEAFDTEQLLSVMDKLKRGQAVNIPKYDFKGYKSGVSPARRVNPADVIILEGILIFHDPRVRALMNMKIFVDTDADVRLARRIRRDTAEKARDIATVLDQYSKFVKPAFDDFILPTKKYADIIIPRGGDNHVAIDLIVQHIRTKLGQHDLCKIYPNLYVIQSTFQMRGMHTLVRDAKTTKHDFVFYSDRLIRLVVEHGLGHLPFTEKQVITPTGSVYSGVDFCKRLCGVSIIRSGESMENALRACCKGIKIGKILIHREGDNGQQLIYEKLPNDISDRHVLLLDPILGTGNSAVQAISLLLRKGVPESNIIFLNLISAPQGVHVVCKSFPRIKIVTSEIDIGLNEDFRVIPGMGEFGDRYFGTDDDDMQVVAPS; from the exons ATGGGGTCTAACTCTGAGGTTCACTTCTCTGGATTTCACATGGATTGCCTAGAGCAAAGAAAGGCCAGCATGGAGCAACCAACAACTTCAGAAGATGATTTGTATAAACAACCTTTCATTATAG GTGTTGCTGGTGGGGCAGCATCTGGCAAGACTGCCGTTTGTGATATGATTATTCAGCAGCTTCATGATCAACGAGTTGTACTTGTTAATCAG GATTCATTTTACCATAATTTGACTGAGGAGGAACTTACAAGAGTACAAGATTACAACTTTGACCATCCTG AAGCTTTTGATACCGAGCAGTTGCTAAGTGTCATGGACAAGTTAAAGCGTGGTCAAGCAGTAAATATTCCAAAGTATGACTTTAAGGGTTACAAGAGTGGTGTGTCTCCGGCGAGAAGG GTAAACCCTGCAGATGTTATAATTTTGGAAGGGATCCTTATTTTCCATGATCCACGTGTTCGGGCATTGATGAATATGAAGATATTTGTTGATACag ATGCTGATGTTCGGCTCGCAAGAAGAATTAGGCGTGATACTGCCGAGAAGGCTCGTGATATTGCAACAGTGCTTGATCAG tattctaaatttgtgaagcCGGCTTTCGATGACTTTATCCTTCCAACAAAGAAGTATGCTGATATAATCATACCCCGAGGAGGAGATAATCATGTGGCCATCGATTTGATTGTACAGCATATTCGAACAAAACTTGGTCAGCATGATCTGTGTAAAATATATCCTAATTTATACGTCATTCAGTCAACTTTTCAG ATGCGGGGTATGCATACCCTCGTACGTGATGCCAAGACAACAAAGCATGATTTTGTATTCTATTCTGACCGTTTGATCCGTTTG GTTGTAGAACACGGCCTAGGGCATCTGCCATTTACAGAAAAACAAGTAATCACTCCTACTG GGTCTGTATACAGTGGTGTGGATTTTTGTAAGAGGTTGTGCGGCGTCTCCATCATCAGGAG TGGGGAGAGTATGGAGAATGCTTTACGCGCATGCTGCAAAGGTATCAAGATTGGGAAGATTCTTATTCATAGAGAAGGAGACAACGGTCAACAG CTAATATATGAAAAGTTGCCGAATGATATCTCAGATAGGCATGTGTTACTCTTGGATCCTATCTTGGGCACAG GTAATTCAGCTGTTCAAGCGATTTCTTTACTATTAAGAAAGGGCGTACCAGAGTCCAATATTATATTTCTCAATCTCATATCA GCACCTCAAGGTGTTCATGTGGTCTGCAAAAGCTTTCCAAGAATAAAAATCGTGACGTCTGAGATTGACATTGGTTTGAATGAAGATTTCCGTGTTATACCTGGCATGGGGGAGTTTGGGGATAGGTATTTTGGAACAGATGATGATGACATGCAAGTTGTGGCCCCTTCTTAA
- the LOC112765998 gene encoding kinesin-like protein KIN-14F — protein sequence MRQETPCKRGLKGSINNNNEDEIINDHELAQRKAEEAASRRYQAAEWLRQMDSGAWASLSKEPSEEEFCLSLRNGLILCNVLNKVNPGAVLKVVENPTPAVQSAEGAAQSAIQYFENMRNFLEAVKDMQLLTFEASDLEKGGSSSKVVDCILCLKGYYEWKLSGGVGVWRYGGTVRITSFPKGSSPSDVASSESADESLDESELSQYEQMLEFLRLSEDVAVEETKTADALAFLFDQFGLKLLLAYLRETDGVEDLPLNAMVIDTLLRKLAKDFSAMFVSQGKQLGVLLKRILKSDCGRITKRDFIEAITLYLNQRSSLASDDLSKFCICGGKRDNTMHNNNHCSKHVEIIDAQQKQLERMKYLFDELKMEVKQIQSEWEKELSRLENHIKSLEVTSTSYHKVLEENRILYNQVQDLKGAIRVYCRVKPFSPGQSNAQSTVDYIGEDGNIMIVNPQKQGKEARKVFSFNKVFPTNVTQEQIYADTQPLVRSVLDGYNVCIFAYGQTGSGKTYTMSGPDLMSEETWGVNYRALRDLFHISKERAEAIKYEVGVQMIEIYNEQVRDLLVSDGSNRRLDIRNNSQLNGLNVPDASLVPVSCTQDVLDLMRIGQKNRAVGATALNERSSRSHSVLTVHVRGKDLVSNSILKGCLHLVDLAGSERVDKSEAVGERLKEAQHINKSLSALGDVISALAQKSPHIPYRNSKLTQVLQDSLGGHAKTLMFVHINPEVNALGETISTLKFAERVACIELGAAQSNKETGEIRELKDEISNIKLALARKETELEQWKTGNTRNAIESQKPRAVSPYRLPKNVTSGSIKSDNSQRSLDDRSSEAKISSSGKQTRSRLPSTFMDKDSIPKSFLLTEEKLVSSSGRGRSPSPPIRRSISTDRGSVIKSKVKSDTPENQPILKNQFPARVNKSLAIMQIAQSIDNNSKAYLNSQETSKQDSNLSETLTNLQKISSRKVHQEQEEEQFKQVFSVSKQSVNKKSKADSKAKAKQHHQQIPFRIQKSDMETVGEITAVAPRKSDYFEPENDLRFMESAVHGTLNPKNIRQNMSKNCQNIGSRGMVQAAEPLLTSKVENKLINGSGRSNTTMHEFRRSRSTPRGKFFVLS from the exons atgCGGCAGGAGACTCCATGTAAGAGAGGTTTGAAGGGtagcatcaacaacaacaatgaagatgagaTCATCAACGATCATGAATTAGCTCAGAGGAAAGCAGAGGAAGCTG CTTCAAGAAGGTATCAAGCAGCAGAATGGCTTCGCCAAATGGACAGTGGCGCGTGGGCATCACTCTCCAAAGAACCCTCCGAGGAAGAGTTCTGCCTCTCACTTCGCAACGGTCTCATTCTCTGCAACGTCCTCAACAAGGTCAACCCCGGTGCCGTCCTCAAG GTGGTGGAGAATCCCACCCCTGCTGTTCAATCTGCAGAGGGAGCTGCACAATCTGCAATTCAGTACTTTGAGAATATGAGGAACTTTCTGGAAGCTGTTAAGGACATGCAGCTTTTGACATTTGAAGCTTCAGATTTGGAAAAG GGAGGTTCATCAAGTAAAGTTGTGGACTGCATTCTGTGTTTGAAAGGGTACTACGAATGGAAGCTTTCAGGTGGAGTTGGGGTGTGGAGGTATGGAGGAACTGTGAGGATCACTTCCTTTCCGAAAGGTTCTTCGCCTTCCGACGTGGCGAGCAGTGAAAGTGCTGATGAGTCACTGGATGAGTCTGAGTTGTCACAATATGAACAGATGCTAGAGTTTCTTCGTCTATCCGAAGATGTTGCCGTCGAAGAAACCAAAACTGCTGATGCCTTGGCCTTCCTGTTTGATCAATTTGGACTGAAGCTTCTCCTGGCATACcttagagagacagatggggttGAAGATCTTCCACTGAATGCAATG GTAATTGATACTTTGCTCAGAAAATTAGCCAAGGATTTCTCTGCAATGTTTGTTTCTCAAGGCAAACAG CTTGGAGTTCTGCTGAAGAGAATACTGAAAAGCGATTGTGGTCGCATCACTAAGAGAGATTTTATAGAAGCTATCACATTATATCTTAATCAAAGAAGTAGTTTGGCATCAGATGATTTGTCGAAATTCTGCATTTGTGGCGGAAAGCGTGATAATACAATGCATAATAACAATCATTGTTCAAAACATGTGGAAATAATTGATGCTCAGCAGAAACAACTTGAG AGGATGAAATACTTATTTGATGAGCTAAAGATGGAGGTCAAACAAATTCAATCTGAGTGGGAGAAAGAACTGAGCAGGCTAG AGAATCATATCAAGAGTCTTGAAGTGACTTCCACATCCTACCACAAAGTTTTGGAGGAGAACCGCATTCTATATAATCAAGTACAAGACCTCAAAG GAGCCATAAGGGTCTACTGTAGAGTGAAGCCTTTCTCGCCAGGACAGTCAAATGCGCAATCTACAGTGGACTATATAGGAGAAGATGGAAATATAATGATAGTAAATCCTCAAAAGCAAGGGAAAGAAGCTAGAAAGGTGTTTTCATTCAATAAGGTGTTTCCAACAAATGTCACACAAG AACAAATTTACGCGGACACTCAACCACTCGTCAGGTCCGTTTTAGATGGCTACAACGTTTGCATTTTTGCATATGGACAGACCGGTTCAGGAAAGACCTACACAATG AGCGGCCCTGATCTGATGTCTGAAGAGACATGGGGTGTAAATTACAGGGCTTTGCGCGACTTGTTTCATATATCAAAGGAAAGGGCAGAAGCCATAAAATATGAAGTTGGTGTCCAGATGATTGAAATATACAATGAGCAAGTTAGAGATTTATTAGTTAGTGATGGTTCTAATAGAAG ATTAGATATACGAAacaattctcaattgaatggacTTAATGTGCCAGATGCAAGTTTAGTTCCAGTTAGTTGTACTCAAGATGTTCTTGATTTGATGAGAATTGGTCAGAAGAACCGCGCTGTAGGCGCTACAGCTCTAAATGAGCGAAGCAGCCGTTCTCACAG TGTGCTGACAGTCCATGTTAGAGGGAAGGATCTAGTTTCAAACTCCATTCTCAAGGGTTGTCTCCATCTTGTGGATTTGGCTGGAAGCGAGAGAGTGGACAAATCTGAGGCTGTTGGTGAAAGACTAAAGGAGGCACAGCATATAAACAAATCTCTTTCTGCACTTGGAGATGTTATCTCTGCTTTGGCACAGAAGAGTCCACATATTCCTTACAGAAATAGCAAGCTCACACAAGTGTTACAAGACTCTTTAG GTGGGCATGCAAAAACTTTGATGTTTGTTCATATAAATCCTGAAGTCAATGCTCTTGGGGAAACAATTAGCACACTAAAATTTGCTGAGAGGGTTGCTTGCATTGAACTTGGGGCTGCTCAATCTAATAAAGAAACTGGTGAAATCCGAGAGCTAAAGGATGAG atatcaaatatcaaattagCATTGGCGAGGAAGGAAACTGAACTTGAACAATGGAAAACAGGGAATACTAGAAACGCCATTGAATCTCAGAAACCAAGGGCTGTTTCGCCATATCGTTTGCCTAAAAATGTTACCAGTGGCAGTATTAAGTCTGATAATAGTCAAAGATCCCTGGATGATAGAAGTTCTGAG gctAAAATTAGTTCTTCGGGTAAGCAAACAAGATCAAGACTCCCCTCAACATTTATGGACAAGGATTCCATCCCAAAATCATTTCTTCTAACTGAAGAAAAGCTAGTAAGCTCATCAGGGAGGGGTCGATCGCCATCGCCTCCAATCAGGAGATCAATATCCACTGATAGAGGCTCTGTCATTAAAAGCAAGGTCAAAAGTGACACACCAGAAAACCAACCGATACTAAAGAATCAATTTCCAGCTAGAGTAAACAAATCTCTTGCTATAATGCAAATCGCCCAATCTATAGACAATAACTCAAAGGCGTATCTGAATTCGCAAGAGACATCCAAACAAGACAGCAACCTTTCTGAAACACTTACTAACCTTCAAAAGATCAGCTCCAGGAAAGTTCatcaagaacaggaagaagaacaaTTCAAGCAAGTATTTAGTGTATCAAAACAAAGTGTTAACAAGAAAAGCAAGGCTGATAGTAAGGCTAAGGCCAAGCAGCATCACCAACAAATACCCTTTAGGATTCAAAAATCTGATATGGAAACTGTTGGTGAAATAACTGCTGTTGCGCCTCGAAAAAGCGATTATTTTGAGCCCGAAAATGATCTCAGGTTCATGGAGTCTGCAGTCCATGGTACTTTGAATCCGAAAAATATTCGACAGAACATGTCAAAGAATTGTCAAAACATAGGATCAAG AGGAATGGTGCAAGCAGCTGAGCCTTTATTGACTAGCAAAGTTGAGAATAAACTTATAAATGGTTCCGGTCGCAGCAATACCACAATGCATGAATTTAGAAGGAGCAGATCTACACCACGTGGAAAGTTTTTTGTTTTATCTTGA
- the LOC112766000 gene encoding uncharacterized protein, protein MANSLIGAVPISIPDRRSRRTGLPNKDEVAKREAARKDALQNYVTFVYHTNLADSYRSVVVTWCKSPTEHSLSMSLEEPSASSSVSTKFTCKIDFESGHSWGKKGLKSFEIEKARIDIFWDFRHAKFSNNPQPCSGYYVALVHKKEVALLLGDLEKDAYERTKSTPSPEKATLLCKKENVSGKKMFCTKAMLHDGEEEHDIVIETSLSGPDDPEMWITIDGMLTSRIMNLNWRFRGNEILMVNNLPVHMFWDVHDWLFNEIGPSGRGVFIFKPGSLNPCSSEKSEIAGETPSLIGFCHFLYAWRTQN, encoded by the coding sequence ATGGCGAATTCTCTTATAGGAGCAGTGCCAATATCCATTCCTGATCGCCGGTCGAGGAGGACTGGTCTGCCGAACAAGGATGAGGTGGCGAAAAGAGAGGCTGCAAGGAAAGATGCCCTTCAGAATTATGTCACCTTTGTGTATCATACAAACTTAGCAGATTCTTATCGTAGTGTTGTTGTGACATGGTGCAAGAGTCCCACAGAACATTCCCTTTCTATGAGCCTTGAAGAGCCTTCTGCTTCTTCCTCTGTTTCAACCAAGTTCACCTGCAAGATTGATTTCGAATCCGGCCATTCGTGGGGGAAAAAGGGCCTTAAGTCCTTTGAAATAGAGAAGGCAAGAATAGATATCTTCTGGGATTTCCGGCACGCGAAATTCTCCAACAATCCACAGCCTTGCTCGGGCTATTACGTTGCCTTGGTGCACAAGAAAGAGGTGGCTCtgttgctaggagatttagaaaagGATGCTTATGAAAGAACCAAATCAACACCATCACCTGAAAAGGCTACCTTGTTGTGCAAGAAAGAAAATGTGTCTGGAAAGAAGATGTTTTGCACCAAGGCAATGTTACACGACGGCGAAGAGGAACATGATATTGTCATTGAGACCTCGCTATCCGGGCCGGATGATCCGGAAATGTGGATCACCATAGATGGCATGTTGACAAGTAGGATCATGAACCTCAATTGGAGGTTTAGAGGGAATGAAATTCTCATGGTGAATAACTTGCCAGTTCATATGTTTTGGGATGTTCATGATTGGTTATTCAATGAGATTGGTCCATCAGGGCGTGGTGTGTTTATCTTTAAGCCTGGATCCTTGAATCCTTGTAGCTCAGAAAAATCTGAAATAGCAGGGGAGACTCCATCTCTCATAGGTTTTTGCCATTTCTTGTATGCTTGGAGAACTCAGAACTAG
- the LOC112766409 gene encoding uncharacterized protein: MNMATFAGNIGFKISCQLPFRVFSIRQTIWKCHIVCLKSRDFNSSETSLPVKNLKNFSCSSHPDASVPKNLNGGNGVHGRVMRSENFRNPNVIHHSLPVYNLEDGCEQMEEVAEAVEELSVHQAGDLCEQDSMQIDKFTNDAEESAIKFLASRALTAVELRKKLLGKRFSPNVVEEVINKFQRRGLINDRLYAESLAQSRWSSSTWGPRRIKRVLFKKGVSQADAENAVEVVFKGNDYEEDQKPIIGLSKQSMDHLYAQASKQWSRGQNISIETRKSRIIRWLQYRGFGWNVINFILKKLERQKQDPPW, from the exons ATGAACATGGCAACTTTCGCGGGAAACATCGGCTTCAAAATCTCGTGCCAGCTTCCATTTCGCGTTTTCTCAATTCGTCA GACCATTTGGAAGTGTCACATTGTGTGCTTGAAGAGCAGGGACTTTAATTCATCTGAAACTTCTCTGCCAGTgaagaacttgaaaaattttaGCTGTTCTAGCCATCCTGATGCAAGTGTGCCAAAGAATTTAAATGGGGGAAATGGTGTGCATGGAAGGGTTATGCGGAGCGAAAATTTTCGCAATCCGAATGTAATTCACCATAGCTTACCTGTTTATAACCTTGAAGATG GTTGTGAACAAATGGAAGAGGTTGCGGAGGCTGTTGAAGAGTTATCAGTCCATCAAGCAGGAGACCTTTGTGAACAAGATTCAATGCAAATTGACAAATTTACCAATGATGCTGAGGAATCAGCTATTAAATTTCTTGCATCTAG GGCACTCACAGCAGTCGAGTTGCGAAAGAAGTTGCTTGGGAAAAGATTCTCTCCTAATGTAGTGGAGGAAGTGATAAACAAGTTTCAGAGGAG AGGATTGATCAATGATAGGCTGTATGCTGAATCATTAGCTCAATCTAGATGGTCTTCATCAACTTGGGGGCCGAGGCGGATCAAACGT GTACTTTTCAAGAAGGGAGTAAGTCAAGCAGATGCTGAGAATGCAGTTGAAGTTGTTTTTAAGGGCAATGATTATGAGGAAGATCAGAAGCCAATTATTGGCTTGTCAAAGCAATCCATGGATCATCTTTATGCTCAGGCCTCAAAGCAATGGTCGCGTGGTCAGAACATATCCATAGAGACAAGGAAGTCAAGGATCATAAGGTGGCTCCAATACCGTGGCTTCGGCTGGAATGTCATTAACTTCATATTGAAGAAACTAGAAAGACAAAAGCAGGATCCTCCATGGTGA